The following are encoded together in the Meriones unguiculatus strain TT.TT164.6M chromosome 16, Bangor_MerUng_6.1, whole genome shotgun sequence genome:
- the Ccnd3 gene encoding G1/S-specific cyclin-D3: MELLCCEGTRHAPRAGPDPQLLGDQRVLQSLLRLEERYVPRASYFQCVQKEIKPHMRKMLAYWMLEVCEEQRCEEDVFPLAMNYLDRYLSCVPTRKAQLQLLGTVCLLLASKLRETTPLTIEKLCIYTDQAVAPWQLREWEVLVLGKLKWDLAAVIAHDFLVLILHRLSLPSDRQALVKKHAQTFLALCATDYTFAMYPPSMIATGSIGAAVQGLGACSMSADELTEFLAGITGTEVDCLRACQEQIEAALRESLREAAQTAPSPVPKAPRGSSSQGPSQTSTPTDVTAIHL; encoded by the exons ATGGAGCTGCTGTGTTGCGAGGGCACCCGGCACGCGCCCCGGGCCGGGCCCGACCCGCAGCTACTGGGGGACCAGCGTGTCCTGCAGAGTTTGCTCCGCCTGGAGGAGCGCTACGTGCCACGAGCCTCCTACTTCCAGTGCGTGCAGAAGGAGATCAAGCCGCACATGCGGAAGATGCTGGCGTACTGGATGCTTGAG GTGTGTGAGGAGCAGCGCTGCGAGGAGGATGTCTTTCCTCTGGCCATGAACTACCTGGATCGCTACCTGTCCTGCGTCCCCACCCGAAAGGCGCAGTTGCAACTTCTAGGTACCGTCTGCCTGTTGCTGGCCTCCAAGTTGCGGGAAACCACGCCCCTGACCATTGAGAAGCTTTGCATCTATACCGACCAAGCTGTGGCTCCCTGGCAGTTGCGG GAATGGGAGGTGCTGGTCCTGGGGAAGCTCAAGTGGGACCTGGCTGCAGTGATCGCACATGATTTCCTGGTCCTGATTCTGCACCGCCTTTCTCTGCCCAGTGACCGACAGGCCTTGGTCAAAAAGCATGCCCAGACCTTTTTGGCCCTCTGTGCTACAG ATTACACCTTTGCGATGTATCCTCCATCCATGATCGCCACGGGCAGCATTGGGGCTGCTGTGCAAGGCCTAGGCGCGTGCTCTATGTCTGCAGATGAGCTCACGGAGTTTCTGGCAGGAATCACAGGCACTGAAGTG GACTGCCTGCGTGCCTGTCAGGAGCAGATCGAAGCTGCGCTCAGGGAGAGCCTCAGGGAAGCTGCCCAGACGGCCCCCAGCCCAGTGCCCAAGGCCCCCCGGGGCTCTAGCAGCCAGGGGCCCAGTCAGACCAGCACTCCCACAGATGTCACTGCCATCCACCTGTAG